In the genome of Bacteroidota bacterium, the window TTCAGTTTTTATGGGAATACTAATTCATGGAGGTTTTATAACTAAATGTAAGTTAATTTAATCAATAAAAATTAAATCCCTTTTACTAATTTTATGAATGGATAAAAATTGGAGTTGAAATGCAGAAAAATTTAGTTGTCTTTGATTTTGACGGTACCATTACTTTTAAAGACAGTTTAGCTGAAATGATTAAGTTTCAAAAAGGGATACTGTCCTTCTGGCTGGGCGTTATTATTTTATCGCCTGTGTTGGTTCTTTTCAAATTGGGATTTATTCCCAACCAAAGGGCCAAAGAATTTGTACTGGCTTACTTTTTTAAAAATGATGATTGGAAACAGTTTCAACAAAAATGTACCCGTTTTTCACTGGAAAAGCTTCCGCAAATTGTGAAAACAAGTGCTTTGGAATGTATTCAAAAACATCAGGAAGCCGGTGATCGTGTAATGAT includes:
- a CDS encoding HAD family hydrolase is translated as MQKNLVVFDFDGTITFKDSLAEMIKFQKGILSFWLGVIILSPVLVLFKLGFIPNQRAKEFVLAYFFKNDDWKQFQQKCTRFSLEKLPQIVKTSALECIQKHQEAGDRVM